In the genome of Ananas comosus cultivar F153 linkage group 11, ASM154086v1, whole genome shotgun sequence, one region contains:
- the LOC109717241 gene encoding UDP-glycosyltransferase 83A1-like — protein sequence MGIPHALILPFPAQGHVIPLMELSHCLADRGVEITFVNTEFNHGRIVAALGKHELKSDRVRHVSVPDGLAPDEDRNNVGRLVEGLHKSMPTILEEVIRQNNEKSGGSNKITCMIADQGMAWALEIAEKLGVRCVVFWPMCAALFPLLTSTPKLIDDGIIDEEGFPKGPSTFQLSDGMPLMETARLPWYINGSREAQKLVFHYMNANSRATKKAEFILCNSFQELESPTFNYAPYVLPIGPLLTGLRLGKPVGHFWPSEDTTCMSWLDEQPKNSVVYVAFGSLTIFDQNQFRELALGLETSGRPLLWVVRPDLTENTSDAYPSGFKDRLGRRGRIVSWSPQQEVLAHPSLACFISHCGWNSTMEGVRNGVPFLCWPHFGDQFANQTYICDVWRVGLKMVPGESGIVTSEHISSRLEELLLGDDGIMARARTLKEMANRSMEKEGSSFKNLNTFVEAMKRENARIKDEEE from the exons ATGGGCATTCCTCATGCTCTCATCCTACCATTCCCGGCACAAGGCCATGTCATCCCCCTCATGGAACTCTCCCACTGCTTGGCCGACCGCGGCGTCGAGATCACCTTCGTCAACACCGAGTTCAACCACGGTCGAATCGTCGCCGCCCTGGGGAAACACGAGCTCAAATCGGACCGAGTCCGTCATGTTTCAGTCCCCGACGGGTTGGCCCCGGACGAAGACCGCAACAACGTGGGGAGGCTGGTTGAGGGCCTGCACAAGAGCATGCCAACAATCCTGGAAGAAGTGATAAGACAGAACAATGAGAAGAGTGGTGGTAGTAATAAGATTACCTGCATGATAGCTGATCAGGGCATGGCTTGGGCTCTTGAGATTGCTGAGAAGCTCGGTGTCCGTTGTGTTGTGTTCTGGCCGATGTGCGCGGCGCTTTTCCCTTTGCTAACGAGCACTCCGAAATTGATAGATGACGGTATCATCGACGAAGAAG GGTTTCCAAAGGGCCCATCGACGTTTCAACTGAGCGACGGCATGCCCCTCATGGAAACAGCTCGTCTCCCGTGGTACATCAATGGCAGTCGCGAAGCGCAGAAACTTGTCTTCCACTATATGAATGCCAACAGTCGAGCAACCAAGAAAGCTGAGTTCATACTCTGCAACTCATTTCAAGAACTCGAGTCACCGACGTTCAACTACGCTCCTTACGTTCTCCCTATTGGCCCGTTACTTACGGGCCTACGGCTCGGAAAGCCCGTGGGGCATTTCTGGCCGTCGGAGGACACAACGTGCATGTCGTGGCTCGACGAACAGCCTAAGAATTCAGTCGTCTACGTGGCCTTTGGGAGCTTGACCATCTTCGACCAGAACCAGTTCCGAGAGCTCGCGCTCGGGCTGGAGACGTCGGGCAGGCCGCTCTTATGGGTCGTGAGGCCCGACCTCACCGAAAATACAAGCGACGCGTACCCGAGCGGCTTTAAAGATCGTctcggaagaagaggaaggataGTGAGTTGGTCTCCTCAGCAAGAGGTATTGGCTCACCCTTCCCTTGCATGTTTCATTTCCCACTGTGGATGGAATTCAACAATGGAGGGGGTCAGGAATGGGGTGCCCTTCCTATGTTGGCCACATTTCGGGGACCAGTTCGCCAACCAAACCTACATTTGTGATGTTTGGAGGGTTGGGCTGAAGATGGTGCCTGGCGAGAGTGGGATCGTAACAAGCGAGCATATCAGTTCGAGGCTAGAGGAGTTGCTTCTTGGGGACGATGGGATAATGGCGAGGGCACGAACTTTGAAGGAGATGGCTAATAGGAGCATGGAGAAAGAGGGGTCTTCCTTCAAGAACTTGAATACCTTTGTCGAAGCTATGAAACGTGAAAATGCTCGTATAAAAGATGAGGAAGAATGA